The genomic segment ATTACCAGGGCATTCGCCCTAGGATAGTGCCTTTAGATTGCAGGCTGAAGACCTCTCGTTATAAAAGCCTAGGGCATTCGCCTTAGGTAATGATTGCCATGTGTAGTTTTTAGGGCGGACGCCCTGCGTTATAAAATCTTAGGGCATCGCCGTAGGAAAAGCTAATTTATTATAATAAACATAATTTGACAAATTAGAGATTTGTTAATACAATACAGTTTTATAGACAGGGAATAATTCCCAAGAGGAGGTCTGTATGAAAAAGATAAATAAAACAAAAGATATATCAAAAATTCCTAAAGCTGCACCTGCAAAATATGAAGATAAAAAATACCTAAAAGGAAAATCTCTTAAAAAAACTAGAGGTGGCCAAGGTGGTATAATTAATAATTACTCAGGGGCTTCAATAGGCGGTGCTTCTTCTGGCAAAGAGACAATTATTATGTCATCAAATAATAATGATGACAATTACAATACTGGAGGAGTCGTTGGGCGTGGACGTATTAGCGACCTATAAGGCATTATGTCTATTATTTAAAGCGGGAGGATTTTTCCCGCTTTATTTATAAATAATATTTATTAATTAGAGGCAGATATGAAACATAAAACAAACAAGTCTTATGAATTAAAAAAAGGCTCGCCCAAGAATTTAAAGAAAAAAAATCTGAAAAAGACCACAGGAGGATTTACTGTAGGTGGTTCTAGTGGCGGCAATGAAACAATTAATATGAATTCAGATAATGAAGATTTTAATAATATGAGTGATGTAACTATTAATTTTGGTAATCCATTTTAAAAAACGCGAGTTTTGGGAGGCATTGTGAAAAAATCAGGAAAAATTAAGCATGAGAGAAAAAGTACTCCTAAAAAAAATAAAAAAACTCCTTTGAAGCGAAAAAATCTTAAAAAGGCCTCAGGAGGTAGTTTACTTACAGACGTGGAGGGCTTATTTGATATAGGAGAGGGAGTAAGCACAATTGCAAGTGGTGGTAGTTTAGGTAGCACAAGTAGTACTACAACTAATACCAAGTCTTTTACTAACGATTTTGATAATATTAATGCCACCCTTAATTTTTAAAGGTTTTATTGAGATGGAACGGGCTGTGGTTTTTTTATCATGTTTTTGAGCTCTTCTCTATAGAAAATCATGAGAGCTATACTGATGGTCCCAAGAGAGACCCAATAGTGCCAAGTAATGCTTTCATCCCTAAAGAACCAACCAAAGAAAGTCCCAAAAAGAGGGCATAAGAAGCCTGCAAAAGTTACAAAAGTAATAGAGTACTTTTTCAAAAGAGTACCATACATATTGTAAAATACAACATTAGATAAGAAGATAAGGATAAGCACATATTTTAAAAAAGGTAGAAACTCGGTAACCGGAATACCAGATGACCAATCTTCTGTACCAAGCGATGTGCAAAAAGCGCCAATTCCGCCCACTAGCATTGCAAGTCCATTAATTAAAATAAGAGAATAGCCCTTATTCATTAACTTCTTAATGTCAAACCATGCATAGGATGCAGAGGCTACTGCTACAAGCAGCACAATTTCTGGTATGGAGATGTTGAAAAAGTCTGTTGTAACAAGCAAGCCTGAATTTTGTGAGAAGAGGATGGGACAAAGTCCAAGCACACCAAGGGTCATTCCGATAACTTTTTTTGAAGTAAGGCGCTCTTTTAAGAGAAAAAATGAGAGTATTGCTGCAATAAATGGAGTTAGTGAGTAAATCAAATTCGTTTTTGAAGAGGAGACATATTGCAGAGCCCAAAATTCTGCAATAAAGGCAATGTATACGTGAAAAAAAGCAACTCTTAAAAAGAGAAAAATATCTTCTTTTTTTATTTTAAAAACTTTACGTCTGAAGAGAAACAGGTAACTTAAAAGAAGTATTCCTGCAAGGGTCATTCGAAATCCAATTAAAAAGATAGGGGATGCATAGTCGAGAGCAAATTTTGCAAAAACAAATGTGGAGGCAAGAAGCGCATAAAGAAGAATAATTAGGTACATAAAGCAAGTAGACTCCTCTATAAAATAAATATTTGCACGAGTCTATCATAAAATGAGTATATACACAAACAAGTTTAAGGATTTTGCTTGAGTTGTTTGATCTTTGCTTCAAGGTGTGTTTGATATTTTTCAAGAGCTTCTTTTGCAGAGAGCCGCTTTGCAGGATCTTGTCGCAATAGGTCATATTGAAGGTATGATAAGGGGTTATTTTCTATACTTCCCTCCAGGTATGATATAGTTTCGGGAATAGGTAGATCTTCTTTAAGCTTATACGGATGTTTTCTAGTTTCCATAAAGCGGATGATCCCGCCAAGTGCCCAAGCATCGAGTTTAGAAGTTGTTGCTTGTCGTATTTGTTCATTTTCATTCTCGAGAGATTCGAAAACTTTATCACGGAGTACAGAGTACTCGGGTGCAAAATAAGCACGAGTGCCGGCAATCCATAGGGGGTCAGTGCTCTTTTCTTCCACTGCTAAGCCAAAATCTGCAATGAATGCATGTACAGTGCCATCGCGCTCTGTTGATAAAAAAATATTAGCAGGTTTTAAATCGCGATGGATTACGCCTTTTTCCTCCATGAGAGCTGCTCCCTTAAGAAGGTCTAGTGTAATTTGGAGTTGTTGCAACTTAGAGAGATTTTGATAGGAGGCTTTTAGATCACTCTCATATAGCGGTTGTATGAAGAACTTTTTTCGAGTTTTGCCATCGACAGTAATGATTTCGGAAAGTTCTGCAATACCTGCGCCTTTGCATTTTTCGAGAAATACAACTTCTTTATCTAGCTCTTTCTCATCTACCTCTTTCATCATTCGTGCAACGGCATAAAAATCACCTGTATCAGCATTAACGGCTCTTCTAACTGTTTTAAAACTTCCTTCTCCTATAATGTCGTCTCCAAGTCGCCTTTTATTGAGATGGACGATGATTTGACCCTTAGGAGTTATTTGTAGAGCTCGAGGTATTTCTTTAGAGGCTCTTATGTATATCGTTTTTCCACTTGTTGTAGCTTGCTTGACAAGGTCATTTTTGTGTTTTATGATATAGGTAGAAATTTTTAGTACTTCGTTTGGAGATAGGCCAAGATTTTGTATGGCTTTAGCATGCTTGGCAACAGCTTGAGCTTCTTTGGTAAACAAAGTTTCAAGAGTGCCTGCTTTTGCAGCTTCAAATATAGAGTCTTTCGTGAGACCCAAACGCTTGGCCATACTCCTGATATTTACTTCAACGTGTTTGTTTCCTATGAGTGCAGGAACAAATCTTCTAAATATTGAGCGAGTTTCTTGCTTTCTGAGTTTATTAAGTTCTTTAGTATAGCTCTTTTCAGTAAGAGTTCTATAGGCAATTTGTGCTACGCTCCCTTCTGTTTCTGAAAGAACAATGCGCGGTTTAAATTTTCCTTTAGTCTCAGGAAGTGCTAGCTTATCGAATTGAAATTTTGAGCCTTCTCCAAGATCGCTTATATCAGACATTTTCTTACCTGTTGCTTTGATTGATATATATAATTATAATATTTAATATTCAATAAAAGAGTACTGCCAATGAAACAACCTCATTTTCAACACTTTCTACCGGAATAGATTTTCTTGTTGTTTTTTATTTTTTACTGCTTTACAAACTAGCCTTTTATGTGCTTGTTTTTAGGTGAAAAGAATGAAAGTATTAGTTGCAGGTGGTGCAGGTTATGTTGGCTCAAGACTTGTTCCTGAGTTGTTGAATAAGGGTTATGAGGTTACTGTTTTTGATTTGTATCTTTATGGAGATGATGTTTTTTCACATCTCAAAAATAATGTGAAATTAAAAGAGATAAAAGCTGATATTCGTGATCTTCAAAGAGTTGAAAAAGCACTTATCGGACAAGACGCCGTAATTCATTTGGCATGCATTTCTAATGATCCAAGTTTTGAACTTAATCCAGAGCTTGGAAAATCGATTAATTTAGATGCGTTTGAGCCTTTTGTTCAGCTTGCAAAGAAGGCGGGTGTCAGACGCTTTGTTTATGCCTCATCCTCCTCTGTATATGGTGTTAAGGCTGAATCAAATGTTACAGAAGAGATGTCTTTAGAGCCCCTTACGGATTATTCTAAGTTTAAAGCGGATTGTGAAGAGATCTTGTTAAAGTACAAAGATCCAAGCTTTATATGTACTGTATTGCGTCCTGCAACGGTATGTGGATATGCACCTCGTCAAAGGCTTGATCTTGTTGTCAATATTTTGGTTAATCTGGCTTATAATACGGGCAGAGTAAAAGTGCTCGGCGGCGCTCAAATGAGACCTAATATCCATGTAGAAGATATGGTAAGGGCTTATATTCATGTTTTAGAGATGCCTGAAGAGAAAGTGCAAGGTGAAATATTTAATGTAGGCTATCACAACCATACTGTAATGAATCTTGGAAAGATGGCGGCCGAAATAGTTGGTAAGAAAAGAAGCGTAGAGCTTGTTGTTGAGTCAACAAATGATAATCGTTCTTACCATGTTTCATCAGATAAAATTGCAAAAAAACTTGGGTTTATGCCTAAATATACGATAGAAGATGCGATGAGTAGTTTAGTAGATGCTTTTGAAAAGGGACATCTACCTAATTCTTTGGATGATGCGCGCTATTATAATATTAAAGTGATGAAGGCTGTCAATCTGCAGTAAGAGGAGTATTTATGAGAGCGTTAGTTACGGGAGGCGCTGGGTTTATTGGTAGCCATTTGGTAGAGCGCCTCTTGCAAGAGGGGCATGAAGTTATTGTTCTTGACAACCTTGCAGGTGGTCATTTAAAAAATTTAAGATCTGTGCAGAACCATCCAGCTTTTTCTTTTGAAAAGGTCGATATTCGAAATATTCAAGAGATTGAACCCTTTTTTAATGCAGTAGACTGGGTCTTTCATTTAGCTGCGATGGCAGATATCGTGCCATCAATTGAAAAACCAGATCTTTATTATGAAGTCAATGTGAATGGTACTTTTAATGTATTAGAATGTGCAAAGCGTGCAAAAGTAAAACGCTTTGTCTATGTAGCTTCTTCTTCTTGTTATGGCATAGCAAAAGAATACCCAACGCAAGAGAGCGCAACAATTTCTCCAGAATACCCTTATGCTTTGACGAAGAATTTGGGAGAGCAGCTTGTAATGCATTGGGAAAAGTTATATCATCTACCTGCTGTATCCCTTCGTTTTTTTAATGTATATGGACCAAGATCTAGAACAACGGGTGCTTATGGCGCTGTATTTGGTGTCTTTTTGGCACAAAAATTAAATAATAGGCCTTATACAGTTGTAGGAGATGGTAAGCAGACAAGAGACTTTACCTATGTAACAGATGTTGTGGATGCTGTATATAAAGCTGCATGTTCTGAGCTTAGTGGTAAAATCTTTAATGTGGGAAGCTCTGGACATTATAGTGTGAACCGTTTGGTGGAGCTTTTGGGTGGCGATGTTGTTTATATCCCCAAACGTCCAGGAGAGCCAGATTGTACCTTTGCAGATGTTTCTAAAATCCAGGCAGAGCTTGGCTGGAAAGCTTCCATCTCTTTTGAAGAAGGAATTAAAAAGATGTTAGAGCATATAGATGAATTTCGTGATGCTCCTCTTTGGGATCCAGAGAGCATTAAAGTAGCAACAGCTTCTTGGTTTCGCTATTTGGATCCAAAAAAGGATGAGTGCATATGTTCGTAAAAAGGTTGGAAGAGCTTGTTCAATTGGTTAAAGAGTGTGTGTACACAACGCATGAAGGCGTAATAGAAGAAGAGAGTGCTCTTCAGCTTGCTCATAGCTTGCTACATGATACAGAAGAGGCAAAGGGTATTGTGTATGTTATTGGTAATGGGGGAAGTGCAGGTATTGCTTCTCACTTTTGTACAGACCTTTTAAAAGCTTTAGGAATACCTGCCAGTACACTCGTAGATTCGAATTTATTGACATGTATCGGAAATGATCTTGGATATGAAAATGTGTTTAGTAAGCCTCTTCAAACATTGATGCACTCACAAGACCTTCTTGTTGCTATCAGTAGCTCTGGTAAGTCACCAAATATTATCAATGCAGCAGATGTTGCAAGAGAAAAGGGTGCTAAAGTAATTACGTTGAGTGGTTTTGCAAATAATAATCCTCTGAGAACTAAGGGAGATCTCAACTTTTGGCTAAAAGCCTCTGATTATGGTCTTGTGGAAACAGGGCATTTTTCGCTATTACACACAATTGTTGATAGTTGGAAGGATCGTAAAATGGCTAGTTATAAATCACTTTTACAATCGATGATGACACATGCACACTAAAATTAAGACATTTCAAGAAATTCAAAATATTTTACGCGATGATAAGCAAAATGGATTCTCTGTTGTTCAGTGTCATGGTGTTTTTGATTTACTTCATCCAGGACACATTAGGCACCTTGCAGAGGCTAAAAAGCAAGGAGATAAGCTTATCGTAACACTTACTCCTGATCGCTTTGTGAACAAAGGGCCAGGACGCCCTGCTTTTAATGAACAATTGCGCTGTGAAACGCTTGCGGCAATTGTTGCAGTTGACTATGTTGTTCTTAACGAGACTGCAGATGCGGTTTCATGTATTCAAAAAATTAAGCCAGATGTCTATGTGAAGGGCGTAGAGTATGTAGATCACGCAGCAGATGTAACGGGAAAAATTTCTGAAGAAGTAAGCGCCGTTAATTCTGTGGGTGGAAAAGTTCACTATACAGATGATATCGTATTTAGTTCTTCTTCTCTTATCAATCGCTACATCGATCCAGTAGCTCCTGTGGTGACGGAGTTTTTAGAGAAAATTAAAAAAGAGTACCGAATAGAGGATGTCATCCGAGCAATTGATGGGCTTTCTACTTTAAAAGTTTTGGTTGTAGGTGATGCGATCATTGATGAATATCAATATGTATCTCCTCTTGGCCAATCGGGTAAAGGACTTCACATGGCTGCTCGTTGTTTAGAAAAAGAGGTGTTTCTTGGTGGATCTCTAATTGTCGCAAATCACGTGGCAGGTTTTGCTGGTCAAGTTGATCTAATCACATCTGTTGGCAGGGAGTGTCCTCATCTGCAGTTTATTCATCAAGCATTAGATCCAAAAGTAGGTAAGCAGTTTACCTATATTGATAAAGCAACAACACTTACAAAGAAGCGTTATGTTTTAAAAGATGGTAAGACACTTTCGAAACTTTTTGAAACATACTCTACAAATGAGTCTCTTCTTACA from the Chlamydiales bacterium genome contains:
- a CDS encoding DMT family transporter, which produces MYLIILLYALLASTFVFAKFALDYASPIFLIGFRMTLAGILLLSYLFLFRRKVFKIKKEDIFLFLRVAFFHVYIAFIAEFWALQYVSSSKTNLIYSLTPFIAAILSFFLLKERLTSKKVIGMTLGVLGLCPILFSQNSGLLVTTDFFNISIPEIVLLVAVASASYAWFDIKKLMNKGYSLILINGLAMLVGGIGAFCTSLGTEDWSSGIPVTEFLPFLKYVLILIFLSNVVFYNMYGTLLKKYSITFVTFAGFLCPLFGTFFGWFFRDESITWHYWVSLGTISIALMIFYREELKNMIKKPQPVPSQ
- a CDS encoding protein kinase gives rise to the protein MSDISDLGEGSKFQFDKLALPETKGKFKPRIVLSETEGSVAQIAYRTLTEKSYTKELNKLRKQETRSIFRRFVPALIGNKHVEVNIRSMAKRLGLTKDSIFEAAKAGTLETLFTKEAQAVAKHAKAIQNLGLSPNEVLKISTYIIKHKNDLVKQATTSGKTIYIRASKEIPRALQITPKGQIIVHLNKRRLGDDIIGEGSFKTVRRAVNADTGDFYAVARMMKEVDEKELDKEVVFLEKCKGAGIAELSEIITVDGKTRKKFFIQPLYESDLKASYQNLSKLQQLQITLDLLKGAALMEEKGVIHRDLKPANIFLSTERDGTVHAFIADFGLAVEEKSTDPLWIAGTRAYFAPEYSVLRDKVFESLENENEQIRQATTSKLDAWALGGIIRFMETRKHPYKLKEDLPIPETISYLEGSIENNPLSYLQYDLLRQDPAKRLSAKEALEKYQTHLEAKIKQLKQNP
- a CDS encoding SDR family oxidoreductase; this encodes MKVLVAGGAGYVGSRLVPELLNKGYEVTVFDLYLYGDDVFSHLKNNVKLKEIKADIRDLQRVEKALIGQDAVIHLACISNDPSFELNPELGKSINLDAFEPFVQLAKKAGVRRFVYASSSSVYGVKAESNVTEEMSLEPLTDYSKFKADCEEILLKYKDPSFICTVLRPATVCGYAPRQRLDLVVNILVNLAYNTGRVKVLGGAQMRPNIHVEDMVRAYIHVLEMPEEKVQGEIFNVGYHNHTVMNLGKMAAEIVGKKRSVELVVESTNDNRSYHVSSDKIAKKLGFMPKYTIEDAMSSLVDAFEKGHLPNSLDDARYYNIKVMKAVNLQ
- a CDS encoding SDR family oxidoreductase — translated: MRALVTGGAGFIGSHLVERLLQEGHEVIVLDNLAGGHLKNLRSVQNHPAFSFEKVDIRNIQEIEPFFNAVDWVFHLAAMADIVPSIEKPDLYYEVNVNGTFNVLECAKRAKVKRFVYVASSSCYGIAKEYPTQESATISPEYPYALTKNLGEQLVMHWEKLYHLPAVSLRFFNVYGPRSRTTGAYGAVFGVFLAQKLNNRPYTVVGDGKQTRDFTYVTDVVDAVYKAACSELSGKIFNVGSSGHYSVNRLVELLGGDVVYIPKRPGEPDCTFADVSKIQAELGWKASISFEEGIKKMLEHIDEFRDAPLWDPESIKVATASWFRYLDPKKDECICS
- a CDS encoding SIS domain-containing protein, producing MFVKRLEELVQLVKECVYTTHEGVIEEESALQLAHSLLHDTEEAKGIVYVIGNGGSAGIASHFCTDLLKALGIPASTLVDSNLLTCIGNDLGYENVFSKPLQTLMHSQDLLVAISSSGKSPNIINAADVAREKGAKVITLSGFANNNPLRTKGDLNFWLKASDYGLVETGHFSLLHTIVDSWKDRKMASYKSLLQSMMTHAH
- a CDS encoding PfkB family carbohydrate kinase, yielding MHTKIKTFQEIQNILRDDKQNGFSVVQCHGVFDLLHPGHIRHLAEAKKQGDKLIVTLTPDRFVNKGPGRPAFNEQLRCETLAAIVAVDYVVLNETADAVSCIQKIKPDVYVKGVEYVDHAADVTGKISEEVSAVNSVGGKVHYTDDIVFSSSSLINRYIDPVAPVVTEFLEKIKKEYRIEDVIRAIDGLSTLKVLVVGDAIIDEYQYVSPLGQSGKGLHMAARCLEKEVFLGGSLIVANHVAGFAGQVDLITSVGRECPHLQFIHQALDPKVGKQFTYIDKATTLTKKRYVLKDGKTLSKLFETYSTNESLLTSEQTEEIVADLRVHAKEYDVVIACDFGNGFTNPKIVEALSLAPTFLAVNTQTNSGNRGFNVVTHYKRADFISLNEPELRLAAHDRHNPLEDVVEKVAHKLNCPSVAITRGVEGVECYARETSSFTIPALTTNVIDRIGAGDSFLAIASLGLAKGYSFPLSGFLGSVAAAMDVQIVGNRESVQKAPFCKYVTRLLK